The Desmonostoc muscorum LEGE 12446 genome includes a region encoding these proteins:
- a CDS encoding response regulator transcription factor — MAKVNFDKFASSQDLPKSRQLKILVVDDHQLILTGTLNVLRQQYPDAEIINAQTAQDTTEQIAFSQFDLVVMDLSIPEKLGMTAQTDTGINLLQELLNNYPNLNFLVQSSYVKALVRIKHEIDNHQGGFAIADKGLSEQEMLTRVNLTLQGATHTKDIKTGLELKPEWLEVLRLGFEEGLTDKLISERMYKSERAVRTYWTKIQDVLGVYPEDCKKGGKNIRIQTEIRAKEEGLID, encoded by the coding sequence ATGGCCAAAGTAAACTTTGACAAGTTCGCGAGTAGTCAAGATTTACCAAAATCAAGGCAACTGAAGATTTTAGTTGTAGATGACCACCAATTAATCCTGACTGGAACCCTTAATGTACTACGCCAACAATACCCAGATGCAGAAATTATTAACGCTCAAACTGCACAAGATACTACTGAGCAGATTGCTTTTTCTCAATTTGACCTTGTTGTGATGGATCTATCCATACCAGAAAAGCTTGGGATGACTGCTCAAACGGATACGGGTATTAACTTACTTCAAGAATTACTCAACAACTATCCGAACTTGAATTTCTTAGTGCAAAGTAGTTATGTTAAAGCACTGGTGCGGATCAAACATGAGATTGATAACCATCAAGGTGGGTTTGCGATCGCTGATAAAGGACTCTCTGAACAAGAAATGCTAACGAGAGTCAATCTGACACTACAAGGAGCGACTCATACAAAAGATATCAAAACAGGATTAGAACTCAAACCAGAATGGTTGGAGGTGTTACGACTGGGATTTGAAGAAGGATTGACAGATAAGCTCATTTCCGAGCGAATGTATAAATCTGAACGAGCAGTGCGTACATACTGGACGAAAATCCAAGATGTTCTAGGTGTTTATCCTGAAGACTGCAAGAAAGGGGGTAAGAATATCCGCATTCAAACAGAGATTCGTGCCAAAGAAGAAGGATTAATTGATTAG
- a CDS encoding NAD(P)/FAD-dependent oxidoreductase — MQHNKHFDTIIIGSGLGGATLASILAKHGFSVLLLEKGTHPRFTIGEAMLPESAMWMWIVAERYGMPELKNLTDVKAMREHVSSGCGVKRLLGFVYHKEGEKQNPNQTHQLISPDFALTSESHLFRADVDHYMVKVAQSYGAVYRELTDVEEINFHEDYVQVQTKDGEEYTSRFLADGSGFRSLVAEKFNLREKPTRLKTNTRGIFTHVANLPAYDDCVPKEDLPGLSCRWYEGTLHHVFDGGWIWVIPFDNHKLSESSLCSVGLMLNGYKYPEKDPDPEREFYSIVERFPSIANHLKDLKPVRKWVSTDRIQYSSTKSAGHRFALLSHSQGFIDPLYSRGFVSTFENLHALAGRLIEALKDNDFSIERFAYVDRLQTAKLNHNDQLVYNTFRSMSDFSLWNAMTQLWLAYLILSDVYLFRTCLKYLSSGSPSVFINLDKEEPYAMAQAHFAEVLQAVIDGYEVLLDEVDAGKMPAQEAANHMLSLLKQSELLPRSIYPWGDPAARHLDLAANPQLAEPLLFSELDDATLALLQKLMKVQKPEFAQVS, encoded by the coding sequence ATGCAACACAACAAACACTTTGACACGATTATTATCGGGTCAGGACTTGGAGGAGCAACTTTGGCTAGCATCCTTGCAAAGCATGGTTTTAGTGTACTTTTACTCGAAAAAGGTACTCATCCACGCTTCACAATTGGTGAAGCCATGTTGCCAGAGAGTGCAATGTGGATGTGGATTGTAGCAGAACGTTATGGTATGCCAGAACTCAAGAATTTGACCGACGTAAAGGCAATGCGGGAGCATGTCTCATCAGGCTGTGGGGTAAAGCGTTTACTTGGGTTTGTGTACCACAAAGAAGGCGAAAAACAAAATCCAAACCAGACACATCAACTCATCTCGCCAGACTTCGCTTTAACATCTGAGAGCCATCTTTTCCGTGCAGATGTTGACCACTATATGGTGAAAGTCGCTCAAAGTTACGGCGCAGTCTATCGTGAATTAACAGACGTTGAGGAAATCAATTTTCACGAAGATTACGTACAGGTACAAACAAAAGATGGTGAGGAATATACTTCTCGTTTTTTAGCAGATGGTTCGGGATTCCGCTCCTTAGTTGCAGAGAAATTTAATCTCCGAGAAAAACCTACTCGTTTAAAAACTAATACTCGCGGCATTTTTACCCATGTAGCTAACTTACCTGCATACGATGATTGTGTACCTAAAGAAGATTTGCCAGGGTTGAGTTGTAGATGGTATGAAGGTACGCTGCACCATGTCTTTGATGGCGGTTGGATATGGGTTATTCCTTTTGATAACCATAAACTTTCCGAAAGCTCTCTTTGTAGCGTTGGGCTAATGCTCAATGGCTACAAGTATCCCGAAAAAGACCCCGATCCCGAACGGGAATTTTACAGTATTGTTGAGCGGTTTCCCAGCATCGCCAATCATCTCAAAGACCTCAAACCAGTACGTAAGTGGGTAAGTACTGATAGAATTCAATATTCATCCACAAAATCTGCGGGACATCGTTTTGCTTTGTTGAGCCATTCTCAAGGTTTTATCGATCCTCTATACTCCAGAGGCTTTGTTAGCACCTTTGAAAACCTTCATGCCTTAGCAGGTAGATTGATAGAAGCATTAAAAGATAATGATTTTTCAATTGAACGGTTTGCCTATGTAGATAGATTGCAAACAGCAAAACTGAATCATAATGACCAGCTCGTTTACAATACTTTTCGCTCCATGTCAGACTTCTCGCTATGGAATGCGATGACTCAACTCTGGTTAGCTTATCTAATTCTCAGTGATGTCTACCTATTCCGTACCTGTTTGAAATATCTATCTAGTGGTAGCCCATCAGTCTTTATCAATCTCGATAAAGAGGAGCCTTATGCTATGGCACAAGCTCATTTCGCAGAAGTTTTGCAAGCTGTCATCGACGGTTATGAAGTGCTGCTAGATGAGGTTGATGCAGGAAAAATGCCTGCACAAGAAGCGGCTAATCACATGCTTTCCCTTTTGAAGCAATCTGAGTTATTACCGCGATCGATTTATCCTTGGGGAGATCCCGCAGCAAGACATCTAGATTTGGCTGCCAATCCGCAGTTAGCTGAACCATTGCTGTTTTCAGAACTAGATGATGCAACATTAGCATTACTACAAAAATTGATGAAGGTTCAAAAACCAGAGTTTGCACAAGTAAGTTAG